In the genome of Staphylococcus durrellii, one region contains:
- the polX gene encoding DNA polymerase/3'-5' exonuclease PolX, with translation MTKKDVIQLLEKIATYMELKGENTFKISAYRKAAQSLEIDERALDEIGDVTELKGIGKGVGEVINEYRQTNESTTLASLEQEVPAGLVPLLKIQGLGSKKIAKLYKELNITDKESLQNACEQGKVSELSGFAKKTEQNILEAAKALGAKKDYYPIDQIRGLSAEINDYLATIDGIDKFEVAGSFRRYKEVSKDLDYIISTTKPQAVQEALVNMPNKEKEVAVGSTKVSLEVNYDDETIGVDFRLIEPTAFYHTLQHFTGSKDHNIRIRQMAKDKDEKISEYGIEQADGTLVQYQSEKEIYQHFGVDWIAPSMREDGSEFDKDLSNIITLDDINGDIHMHTTYSDGAFSIKDMIEANIKKGYQFMVITDHSQSLKVANVLSEERLLRQNAEIKQLNEQYDEIDIYSGIEMDILPDGSLDYSDKVLSKLDYVIAAIHQSFNQSEEEIMQRLENACRNPYVRHIAHPTGRIIGRRAGYEPNIDKLCTLAEETNTILEINANPKRLDLNAQVVKKHPNVQITINTDAHHVDHLEFMKYGVATAQKGFVHKDRVINTMTREAFKSLIDNNIKLKK, from the coding sequence ATGACAAAAAAGGATGTTATCCAACTGTTAGAAAAAATTGCAACTTATATGGAATTAAAAGGTGAGAATACATTTAAAATATCAGCATATAGAAAAGCAGCACAAAGCCTAGAAATAGATGAACGTGCCTTAGACGAAATTGGTGACGTTACTGAATTAAAAGGTATTGGTAAAGGTGTAGGAGAGGTTATTAATGAATATCGACAGACTAATGAATCGACTACGCTCGCTAGTTTGGAACAAGAGGTGCCAGCTGGATTGGTACCATTACTAAAAATTCAAGGATTAGGTAGCAAAAAAATTGCTAAGTTATATAAAGAGTTAAATATCACGGATAAAGAATCATTACAAAATGCCTGTGAACAAGGTAAAGTAAGTGAATTAAGTGGTTTTGCTAAAAAAACAGAACAAAATATTTTAGAAGCAGCAAAAGCATTAGGTGCAAAAAAAGATTATTATCCGATCGATCAAATACGAGGGCTAAGCGCCGAGATAAATGATTATTTAGCAACTATTGATGGCATAGATAAATTTGAAGTAGCAGGTAGTTTTAGAAGATACAAAGAAGTGAGTAAAGATTTAGACTATATTATTAGCACTACAAAACCTCAAGCCGTGCAAGAGGCTTTAGTTAATATGCCTAATAAAGAAAAGGAAGTTGCAGTCGGTTCGACAAAAGTTTCGTTAGAAGTAAATTACGATGACGAGACTATAGGCGTAGATTTTCGTTTAATTGAACCAACAGCTTTTTATCACACTTTACAGCATTTTACTGGATCAAAAGACCATAATATAAGAATCCGCCAAATGGCAAAAGATAAAGACGAAAAAATTAGTGAGTATGGTATAGAACAAGCTGATGGTACTTTAGTACAATATCAAAGTGAGAAAGAAATTTATCAACATTTCGGTGTGGATTGGATAGCGCCATCGATGCGTGAAGATGGTAGTGAATTTGATAAAGATTTATCTAATATCATTACATTAGATGATATTAATGGTGATATTCATATGCATACGACGTATAGTGATGGTGCGTTTAGTATTAAAGATATGATAGAAGCAAATATAAAAAAAGGCTATCAGTTTATGGTAATCACTGACCATTCACAAAGCCTGAAAGTTGCTAACGTTTTGTCTGAAGAACGGTTATTACGTCAAAATGCAGAAATTAAACAACTTAATGAACAATATGATGAAATAGACATATATTCAGGTATAGAAATGGATATTTTGCCGGATGGTAGTTTAGATTATAGTGATAAAGTATTGTCAAAGTTAGACTATGTTATTGCTGCAATACATCAAAGTTTTAACCAAAGTGAAGAAGAAATTATGCAACGTTTAGAAAACGCTTGTCGCAATCCTTATGTTAGGCATATTGCACACCCAACAGGACGTATTATTGGTAGAAGAGCTGGTTACGAACCTAATATTGATAAACTTTGTACCTTAGCTGAAGAAACAAACACTATTTTAGAAATAAACGCTAATCCAAAGCGACTCGATTTAAACGCTCAAGTTGTTAAAAAACATCCGAATGTACAAATAACTATCAATACAGATGCTCACCATGTGGACCATTTGGAATTTATGAAATATGGTGTAGCAACTGCGCAAAAAGGTTTTGTGCATAAAGATAGAGTTATTAATACAATGACAAGAGAAGCATTTAAATCACTAATTGACAACAATATTAAATTGAAGAAATAG
- a CDS encoding CvpA family protein: protein MIIDLVVLLIFLYIGVIGFRRGLGFSILHGACTIVALIISNAYYLVIARRLELFVPFPKTIAYDMKFAIPLDQLQQRFYHITAFIIIAIITKLILYAIIAAFDNMTNQSNIFIWSRIIGIVISFITSLLVVNLALYVLAIYPNEILQSQLSSSLIAKPLTLNIPLLSNFILKI from the coding sequence ATGATTATCGATTTAGTTGTATTACTTATTTTTCTGTATATCGGGGTAATAGGCTTTAGACGTGGTTTAGGTTTCAGCATCTTACATGGTGCATGTACGATTGTGGCCTTAATTATTAGTAATGCATACTATTTAGTTATAGCGCGACGTTTAGAGTTATTTGTACCATTTCCTAAAACGATAGCATATGATATGAAGTTCGCGATACCACTAGATCAATTACAACAACGTTTTTATCATATAACCGCATTTATTATAATTGCGATTATAACGAAGTTGATTCTCTATGCTATTATTGCTGCATTTGATAATATGACTAATCAATCAAACATTTTCATATGGAGTAGGATAATTGGCATCGTCATTAGTTTCATCACTTCATTACTTGTTGTGAATTTAGCTCTATACGTTTTGGCAATTTATCCTAATGAAATTTTACAATCACAGCTTTCATCATCTTTGATAGCTAAGCCATTAACTTTAAACATACCATTGTTATCAAACTTTATTTTAAAAATATAA
- the pheT gene encoding phenylalanine--tRNA ligase subunit beta gives MLISKEWLESYVNVNQPVNVLAERITRTGIEVDDIIDYTKDIKNLVVGYVISKTSHPDADKLNICSVDIGEEAPVQIVCGAPNVDEGQTVIVAKVGGRLPGGIKIKKAKLRGQQSAGMICSLQEIGIASNLVPKQFEDGIFVFPETVEPGTDALSALYLNDQVMEFDLTPNRADALSMIGTSYETAALYNTSMVKPQTETKDADESIHDSMSVTIENSDKTPYYSVRGVKNVKITPSPIWMQSRLIKAGIRPINNVVDISNYVLLEYGQPLHMFDKDQIGSEQIVVRQAQENETITTLDDQQRSLVSSDIIITNGQKPVALGGVMGGAFSEVTPNTTNVLVEGAIFDPVSIRHTSRRLNLRSESSSRFEKGIATEFVNEAVDRACYLLETYAGGTVLKDRLSQGDLGEFVTPINITVDKVNNTIGFDLSADDIINIFVQLGFKTENNSDTLTVHVPSRRKDITIQEDLIEEIARICGYDEIPSTLPVFDKVTSGKLNDRQAKTRIVKGSLEGAGLSEAINYSLINKDRARQFTLVDRGTTELLMPMSEAHSTLRQSLIPHLIDAVSYNVARKNKDVRLFELGRVFFDNGKGKLPDEVEYLSGILTGDYVTNDWQNKKEEIDFFIAKGVVDRIAETLDITFDYANGEIEGMHPGRTAMIYLNDEVVGFVGELHPTVEQAYDLNRTYIFELNYEKLMAVKVGYINYEPIPRFPGAVRDIALLINRETPSAKLIQTIKQHGGNILQDTQVFDVYEGEHVAEDEKSVAIRLYYLDIEETLTDDKVNAVHDDILEALQNSGATIR, from the coding sequence ATGTTAATTTCAAAAGAATGGTTAGAATCTTACGTTAATGTCAATCAACCTGTTAACGTACTTGCCGAAAGAATAACGCGTACAGGTATTGAAGTTGACGATATTATTGACTATACAAAAGATATAAAAAATTTAGTTGTTGGTTATGTAATTTCAAAAACTTCACACCCTGATGCGGATAAGTTAAATATTTGTTCAGTAGATATTGGTGAAGAAGCACCAGTACAAATTGTTTGTGGCGCGCCGAACGTAGATGAAGGACAAACAGTCATTGTTGCCAAAGTAGGGGGAAGATTACCTGGCGGCATTAAGATAAAGAAAGCTAAATTACGTGGACAACAATCTGCAGGTATGATTTGCTCATTACAAGAAATTGGCATAGCTAGTAATTTAGTACCTAAACAATTTGAAGACGGTATATTTGTTTTCCCTGAGACTGTGGAACCTGGGACGGACGCATTGTCTGCATTATATTTGAATGATCAAGTAATGGAATTTGATCTAACACCGAATAGAGCAGATGCATTAAGTATGATAGGTACGTCATATGAAACTGCTGCACTTTATAATACTTCTATGGTAAAACCACAAACAGAAACTAAAGATGCTGATGAATCAATTCATGACAGTATGTCTGTAACAATAGAAAACTCTGATAAAACACCTTATTACAGTGTGAGAGGAGTTAAAAACGTTAAAATTACTCCTTCTCCAATTTGGATGCAATCACGTTTAATCAAAGCGGGAATTAGACCAATTAATAACGTTGTAGATATTTCAAACTATGTGTTATTAGAATATGGGCAACCATTGCATATGTTCGATAAAGACCAAATTGGTTCGGAACAAATTGTAGTAAGACAAGCACAAGAAAATGAAACAATAACAACGCTTGATGACCAACAACGTAGTTTAGTTTCAAGTGATATTATAATAACTAACGGACAAAAACCTGTCGCATTAGGTGGCGTCATGGGTGGAGCTTTTTCGGAAGTAACACCAAATACGACTAATGTGTTAGTCGAGGGGGCCATTTTTGACCCTGTATCAATTCGACATACGTCTCGTAGATTAAACTTACGTAGTGAATCTTCAAGTCGTTTTGAAAAAGGTATTGCAACTGAATTCGTAAACGAAGCCGTAGATAGAGCTTGTTATTTATTAGAAACTTATGCCGGTGGAACTGTGTTAAAAGACCGCTTGTCACAAGGCGACTTGGGCGAATTTGTTACGCCAATAAATATCACTGTAGATAAAGTGAACAATACTATTGGTTTCGACTTAAGTGCTGACGATATAATTAATATCTTTGTTCAATTAGGTTTTAAAACAGAAAATAATAGTGATACTTTAACTGTACATGTGCCATCAAGACGTAAAGATATAACTATACAAGAAGATTTAATTGAAGAAATAGCTAGAATATGTGGTTATGATGAAATTCCATCTACTTTACCAGTATTTGATAAGGTTACAAGCGGGAAATTAAATGATAGACAGGCTAAAACACGTATCGTTAAAGGATCATTAGAAGGTGCAGGTTTAAGCGAAGCAATTAATTATTCTTTAATTAATAAAGATAGAGCGCGACAATTTACATTAGTTGATAGAGGTACTACAGAGTTATTAATGCCTATGAGTGAAGCGCATTCGACATTACGTCAAAGTTTAATTCCGCATTTAATTGATGCTGTATCTTATAATGTTGCTCGTAAAAATAAAGACGTAAGATTATTTGAATTAGGACGAGTATTTTTCGATAATGGTAAAGGAAAATTACCGGATGAAGTTGAATATTTAAGTGGGATTTTAACTGGCGATTATGTAACAAATGATTGGCAAAATAAAAAAGAAGAAATTGATTTCTTTATCGCTAAAGGCGTTGTAGATAGAATTGCAGAAACTTTAGATATCACTTTTGACTATGCTAATGGTGAAATCGAAGGCATGCACCCAGGTAGAACTGCTATGATTTATTTAAACGATGAAGTTGTAGGATTTGTTGGAGAATTACATCCAACAGTCGAGCAGGCTTATGATTTAAATCGTACTTATATATTTGAATTAAACTATGAAAAATTAATGGCTGTTAAAGTTGGTTATATTAATTATGAACCGATTCCAAGATTCCCTGGTGCTGTTAGAGATATAGCATTATTAATTAATCGAGAAACACCGTCAGCAAAACTAATTCAAACAATTAAACAACATGGTGGCAATATTTTACAGGATACACAAGTGTTTGATGTTTATGAGGGTGAACATGTTGCTGAAGATGAGAAATCTGTAGCAATAAGATTATATTATTTAGATATAGAAGAAACATTAACTGATGATAAAGTTAATGCTGTCCATGATGATATTTTAGAAGCATTGCAAAATAGTGGTGCTACAATCCGTTAA
- the pheS gene encoding phenylalanine--tRNA ligase subunit alpha, which translates to MVQTEEMSQLQQQALIDINEAANEKELQDVKVKYLGKKGSVSGLMKHMKDLPNEEKPQYGQQVNEVRQAIENEIESRQDLLAKEQLEQQLETEKIDVTLPSRKMAIGAKHPLTRTIEEIEDLFLGLGYEIVDGYEVEQDYYNFEALNLPKSHPARDMQDSFYITEEILMRTHTSPVQARTMEQRNGKAPVKIICPGKVYRRDSDDATHSHQFTQIEGLVVDENIKMSDLKGTLELLAKSLFGDEREIRLRPSYFPFTEPSVEVDISCFKCHGKGCNVCKHTGWIEILGSGMVHPNVLEKAGYDSTIYTGFAFGMGPDRIAMLKYGIEDIRHFYTNDVRFLNQFKAVEDRGEQ; encoded by the coding sequence ATGGTTCAAACTGAAGAGATGTCACAGTTACAACAACAAGCATTAATTGATATCAATGAAGCTGCGAATGAAAAAGAATTACAAGATGTTAAAGTTAAATATTTAGGTAAAAAAGGTTCAGTTAGTGGATTGATGAAACATATGAAAGATTTACCTAATGAAGAAAAACCACAATATGGGCAACAAGTAAATGAAGTGAGACAAGCCATTGAAAATGAAATTGAATCACGCCAAGACCTATTAGCTAAAGAACAATTAGAACAACAGTTAGAAACTGAAAAAATTGATGTTACATTGCCTAGTCGAAAAATGGCAATCGGTGCAAAACACCCTTTAACGCGTACAATTGAAGAAATAGAGGATTTATTTTTAGGTTTAGGCTATGAGATTGTAGACGGTTATGAAGTAGAACAAGATTATTATAATTTTGAAGCATTAAATTTACCTAAATCACACCCTGCACGTGATATGCAAGATAGTTTCTATATCACTGAAGAAATATTAATGCGTACTCATACATCTCCAGTACAAGCAAGAACAATGGAACAAAGAAACGGAAAAGCACCAGTTAAAATCATTTGTCCTGGAAAAGTATATCGCCGTGATTCAGACGATGCGACACATAGTCATCAATTTACCCAAATTGAAGGTTTAGTAGTTGATGAAAATATTAAAATGAGTGACCTTAAAGGTACTTTAGAATTATTAGCGAAAAGTTTATTTGGTGACGAACGAGAAATTCGTTTAAGACCAAGTTATTTCCCATTTACTGAACCTTCTGTTGAAGTAGATATTTCTTGTTTTAAATGTCACGGCAAAGGTTGTAACGTTTGTAAACATACAGGTTGGATAGAAATTTTAGGTTCAGGAATGGTACATCCGAATGTTTTAGAAAAAGCTGGATATGATTCTACAATATATACAGGTTTTGCATTTGGTATGGGACCAGATCGAATTGCAATGTTGAAATATGGTATTGAAGATATTCGTCATTTCTATACAAATGATGTAAGATTCTTAAATCAATTTAAAGCAGTAGAAGATAGAGGTGAACAATAA
- the zapA gene encoding cell division protein ZapA — translation MGEFKNRINVIINDKHYTIVGTDNPEHIRYVANLVDEKLKELGRKNAGLDTTRKAVLTAVNVMHEKVQLEEENYKLQQELQQYKNREDK, via the coding sequence ATGGGTGAGTTTAAGAATAGAATCAACGTAATCATAAATGATAAACATTATACTATTGTAGGAACCGATAATCCTGAGCATATTCGCTATGTTGCTAATCTAGTCGATGAAAAATTAAAAGAATTAGGGCGTAAAAATGCGGGATTAGATACTACGCGTAAAGCCGTACTTACTGCAGTCAATGTGATGCACGAAAAAGTACAATTAGAAGAAGAAAACTACAAATTGCAACAAGAATTACAGCAATATAAAAATAGAGAAGATAAATGA
- the rnhC gene encoding ribonuclease HIII produces MSNIVHKLSASEINKIISRLDFETSNLPQGMKAKIKYKGTVISIYNSNKVMFQGSNAESTAQELLPNIKPTKSAKTLKSSKSSNKGPASHPLFDMQNCIGSDEAGSGDYFGPLTVCAAYVTKEHCQVLKTLGVDDSKKLTDAKIVELAEQLVTFIPHSLLTLDNKNYNIKQASGWSQVKMKAVLHNEAIKNVTTKIETDALDYIVIDQFAEPKVYKRYALTQLPFEERTCFETKGESKSLAIAAASIISRYAFVKNMDHLSKKFNTTLPKGASNKVDLNAAKIIERWNVNVLDDITKKHFANRNKALALVNKKHN; encoded by the coding sequence ATGAGCAATATCGTACATAAATTATCAGCATCAGAAATTAATAAAATAATAAGTCGTTTAGATTTTGAAACATCCAACCTACCACAAGGTATGAAAGCCAAAATAAAATATAAAGGCACAGTCATCTCTATATACAACTCAAATAAAGTTATGTTTCAAGGTAGCAATGCAGAAAGTACAGCACAAGAACTTTTACCTAATATAAAACCTACGAAATCTGCAAAAACTTTAAAGTCTTCGAAATCCTCTAACAAAGGTCCAGCATCGCATCCGCTTTTTGACATGCAAAATTGCATAGGCAGTGATGAAGCTGGCAGCGGTGATTATTTCGGTCCATTAACTGTTTGTGCCGCATATGTTACCAAAGAGCATTGCCAAGTACTAAAAACCTTAGGTGTCGATGATTCAAAAAAACTTACTGATGCAAAAATCGTTGAACTTGCTGAACAGTTAGTCACGTTCATCCCTCACTCACTATTAACATTGGATAATAAAAATTATAATATTAAACAGGCGAGTGGTTGGTCTCAAGTAAAGATGAAGGCTGTATTGCATAATGAAGCTATAAAAAATGTTACTACTAAAATAGAGACTGACGCTCTAGATTATATCGTCATCGATCAATTCGCAGAACCTAAAGTTTATAAAAGATACGCATTAACTCAACTTCCTTTTGAAGAACGAACGTGTTTTGAAACTAAGGGAGAATCTAAATCTTTAGCTATCGCAGCGGCGAGTATTATATCGCGTTATGCTTTTGTGAAAAATATGGATCACCTGTCAAAGAAATTTAATACAACTCTACCCAAAGGGGCAAGTAACAAAGTAGACTTGAACGCAGCAAAAATAATTGAACGTTGGAATGTCAATGTACTAGATGATATTACTAAAAAACACTTTGCAAACCGCAATAAAGCACTTGCACTAGTTAACAAAAAACATAATTAG
- a CDS encoding endonuclease MutS2, with protein MRQKSLDVLEFDKIKALVEKETISDLGREKAQSMSPAIDLETVQFQINETDELNQIYNKHRLPSLSGLSKVSQLVHRATIGGVLNVSELNLIKRLIQVQNQFKTFYNQLLEEDEEILYPILHDRMDQLPILTDLYQIIHQKCDTHDLYDDASYELQGIRSKIASTTQKIKQNLDRIVKSQSNQKKLSDALVTVRNDRNVIPVKAEYRQDFNGIVHDQSASGQTLYIEPNSVVEMNNTISRLKNDEAVERERILIELTAEVATEADACLTAESVMGQIDFLIAKARYASSIKATKPTFNTERTMYLPKAFHPLLNKETVVANTIEFSEDISTVIITGPNTGGKTVTLKTLGLIVVMAQSGLLIPTLDGSQLSVFENVYCDIGDEQSIEQSLSTFSSHMKNIVEILQEATQESLILFDELGAGTDPSEGAALAMSILDYVHNINSLVMATTHYPELKAYSYNREGVLNASVEFDVATLSPTYKLLMGVPGRSNAFDISSKLGLNKAIIHQAQSMIGQDEQEINEMIASLESNSKRVENQRIELDRLLREAQETHDELEKKYTQYQAYEKRLMDEAKDKANQRVKSATQEADQILKDLRTLRDEKGADVKEHELIDKKKQLDDQYEAKDIKQQVKKQKWDEIHVGDEVKVLTYGQKGEVLEVVSNDEAVVQMGIIKMKLSLSDLEKTKKTQEAPTKMVKRQNRQNIKMDLDLRGYRYEEALNELDQYIDQAVLSNYQQVNIIHGKGTGTLQKGVQNYLKNHKSVASYRNGMPSEGGFGVTVVELK; from the coding sequence ATGAGACAGAAATCATTAGATGTCTTAGAATTCGATAAAATTAAAGCTTTAGTAGAGAAAGAAACCATTAGTGACTTAGGCCGTGAAAAAGCGCAGAGCATGTCGCCAGCAATAGATTTAGAAACGGTACAATTTCAAATTAATGAAACTGATGAATTGAACCAAATTTACAATAAACATAGATTGCCTAGTTTAAGCGGGCTTTCCAAAGTGTCTCAATTAGTTCACAGAGCAACAATTGGAGGTGTACTAAATGTTAGCGAATTAAATTTAATTAAACGTTTAATACAAGTACAAAATCAATTTAAAACTTTTTATAATCAATTGTTGGAAGAAGATGAAGAAATTTTATATCCAATTTTGCACGATAGAATGGATCAGTTGCCTATATTGACGGATTTATATCAAATAATCCACCAAAAATGTGATACGCATGACTTATATGATGACGCAAGCTATGAATTACAAGGAATTCGCAGCAAAATAGCTAGTACAACTCAAAAAATAAAACAGAACCTTGATAGAATAGTTAAAAGTCAAAGTAATCAAAAGAAATTGTCAGATGCTTTAGTCACAGTTAGAAATGATCGCAATGTTATTCCAGTTAAAGCAGAATATCGTCAAGACTTTAATGGCATAGTACATGATCAATCTGCATCAGGACAGACATTATATATCGAGCCTAATTCAGTTGTGGAAATGAATAATACGATTAGTAGACTAAAAAATGACGAAGCCGTTGAAAGAGAACGTATTTTAATAGAATTAACTGCTGAAGTGGCCACTGAAGCAGATGCTTGTTTAACTGCTGAAAGTGTTATGGGGCAGATCGACTTTTTAATTGCAAAAGCACGCTATGCAAGCTCAATTAAAGCAACTAAGCCTACATTTAATACAGAACGCACAATGTATTTACCAAAAGCGTTCCATCCATTATTAAATAAAGAAACGGTTGTTGCTAATACAATAGAATTTTCGGAAGACATATCAACGGTTATTATTACTGGACCTAATACAGGTGGTAAAACCGTTACTTTAAAAACACTTGGATTAATAGTTGTTATGGCACAGTCTGGCCTTTTAATACCAACTTTGGATGGTAGTCAGTTAAGCGTCTTCGAAAACGTATATTGTGATATTGGTGATGAACAATCAATTGAACAATCCTTATCAACTTTTTCATCTCATATGAAAAATATTGTCGAGATATTGCAAGAAGCAACTCAAGAAAGTTTAATTTTATTCGATGAGTTAGGTGCTGGTACAGACCCAAGTGAAGGTGCCGCACTTGCTATGAGTATTTTAGATTATGTTCACAACATTAATAGTCTAGTTATGGCTACAACACACTACCCAGAATTAAAAGCCTATAGTTATAATAGGGAAGGTGTATTAAATGCAAGTGTAGAATTTGATGTAGCAACATTAAGTCCTACATACAAATTGCTAATGGGCGTGCCGGGACGTTCTAATGCTTTTGATATTTCAAGTAAGTTAGGTCTTAATAAGGCTATTATCCATCAAGCTCAGTCCATGATTGGACAAGATGAGCAAGAGATAAACGAAATGATTGCTTCATTAGAAAGTAATTCAAAACGCGTGGAGAACCAACGTATTGAGTTAGATAGATTGCTTAGGGAAGCTCAAGAAACTCATGATGAACTCGAGAAAAAATATACGCAATATCAAGCTTATGAAAAACGACTTATGGACGAAGCAAAAGATAAAGCTAATCAACGTGTTAAATCTGCTACGCAAGAAGCGGATCAAATATTAAAAGACTTAAGAACGTTACGCGATGAGAAGGGTGCTGACGTGAAAGAGCACGAGCTTATTGATAAAAAGAAACAATTAGACGATCAATATGAAGCAAAAGATATCAAGCAACAGGTGAAGAAACAAAAATGGGACGAAATTCATGTTGGTGACGAAGTTAAAGTGTTAACTTATGGTCAAAAAGGTGAGGTGCTTGAAGTTGTATCAAATGACGAAGCAGTCGTTCAAATGGGTATCATTAAAATGAAACTTTCATTAAGCGATTTAGAAAAAACTAAAAAGACTCAAGAAGCACCTACCAAAATGGTCAAGCGTCAAAATAGACAAAATATAAAAATGGATTTAGACTTAAGAGGTTATCGTTATGAAGAAGCACTTAACGAACTAGACCAGTATATCGACCAGGCTGTTTTAAGTAATTATCAGCAGGTTAATATCATACACGGTAAAGGAACAGGTACATTGCAAAAAGGTGTGCAAAACTATTTGAAAAACCATAAAAGTGTGGCATCATATAGAAATGGTATGCCTAGCGAAGGTGGTTTTGGTGTTACAGTAGTAGAACTAAAATAA